One Aegilops tauschii subsp. strangulata cultivar AL8/78 chromosome 2, Aet v6.0, whole genome shotgun sequence genomic window, gccaaaccaaactgataattcaaagagacttgcaaagataaccaatcatacatcaaagaattcagaagattcaaatattgttcatagataaacttgatcataaacccacaattcatcggtctcaacaaacacaccgcaaaagaagattacatcgaatagatctccacgagagagggggagaacattgtattgagatccaaaaagagagaacaagccatctagctaataactatggaccccgaaggtctgaggtaaactactcacacttcaacggagaggctatggtgttgatgtagaagccctccgtgatcgatgccccttccggcgaagctccggaacaggccccaagatgggatctcgtgggtacaaaaggttgcggcggtggaattaggtttttggctccgtatctgatcgtttcggggtacgtaggtatatataggaggaaggagtacgtcggtggagcaacgtggggcccacgagggtggagggcacgcctgggggggtaggcgcgccccctacctcgtggcttcctcttttctttcttgacttagggtccaagtctcctggatcatgttcgttccaaaaatcacgttcccgaaggtttcattccgtttggactccgtttgatattctttttctgcgaaactctgaaataggcaaaaaacagcaattctgggctgggcctccggttaataggttagtcccaaaaataatataaaagtgaataataaagcccaataatgtccaaaacagaagataatatagcatggagcaataaaaaattatagatacgttggagacgtatcaatacgcaccgctctcaccggtgaaaggaattataaccttggagtAATTGTTGCACGCAGATGacacatctccaacgtatctataatttttgattgttccatgttattatattatcaatagtggatgttttatatgcatttatatgctattttatatgatttttgggactaacctattaacctagagcccagtgccagtttatgtttttccttgttttttagtattgcagaaaaggaaaaccaaacggagtccaattaacTTGAAATTTGATagagattgtttttggaccagaagaagcccacggagcatcggagatgggccagaagagtcccgaggcacccacgagggtggggcgggcccccctacctcgtggccgcctcggagaccccccctgacttgttcccgacgccaaaacctcttatatatacccaaacttccagaacataacctagatcgggagttccgccaccgcaagcctctgtagccaccaaaaaccaatcgggaccctgttccggcaccctgccggaggggcgatccctcaccggtggccatcttcatcatcccggcgctctccatgacaaggagggagtagttcaccctcggggctgagggtatgtagcagtagctatgtgtttgatctctctctctcatgttcttgaggtggcacaatcttgatgtatcgcgagctttgctattatagttggatcttatgatgtttctccccctctactctcttgtaatggattgagttttccctttgaagttatcttatcggattgagtctttaaggatttgagaacacttgatgtatgtcttgcatgtgcttatctgtggtgacaatgggatattcacatgatctacttgatgtatgttttggtgatcaacttgcgggttcgtaacattgtgaacttatgcataggggttggcacatgttttcgtcttgactctcccgtagaaactttggggcactttttgaagttctttgtgttggttgaatagatgaatctgagattgtgtgatgcatatcgtataatcatacccacggatacttgaggtgacattggagtatctaggtgacattagggttttggttgatttgtgtcttaaggtgttattctagtacgaactctatgatagatcgaacggaaagaatagcttcgtgttattttactacggactcttgaatagatcgatcagaaaggataacatTGAGGTGGTtccataccctacaataatctcttcgtttgttctccgctattagtgactttggagtgactctttgttgcatgtagagggatagttatatgatccaattatgttattattgttgagagaacttgcactagtgaaagtatgaaccctaggctttGTTTCAACGCAtggcaataccgtttgtgctcacttttatcattagttaccttgctgtttttatattttcatattacaaaaacctatatctaccatccatattgcacttgtatcaccatctcttcgccgaactagtgcacctatacaatttaccattgtattgggtgtgttggggacacaaaagactctttgttatttggttgcagggttgtttgagagagaccatcttcatcctactcctcccacggattgataaaccttaggtcatccacttgagggaaatttgctactgtcctacaaacctctgcacttggaggcccaacaacgtctacaagaagaaggttgtgtagtagacatcagcagaCTTCAACACAACGCTAACAGTGGCTATTTCTATGGTGGAATATATGCCACGCGTTTAGCACgagggctgggtgtttcacctttgccctttgatcctatcctacccacgcagtatttagaTTTTACCACCTTAAAAGACCATAAGATCCTTAAGGGAGAGATTGATAACTTCACTTACAATCTATTGTTTAATCAAACATCTGTTGTGCACACGTATTTGCCTGTGCCTGTTCTTTTTGACTATCACAGCAAGGGAAGATATTTCGTTCTTGAGagtgaggcccgagctcacaacgcaACAGTGGAGGCAGCACGACAGGCCGAAGCGTCCGCACCGAGAGCCTCTGTGAGCTACCACACCgactactatccaggctactgatcgactaccaagttaggccaaaagcctaagcttgggggagtacgtgttctcaccgacattacattcatgccCACTTATTCCATTTGTcagtgttcacactttttcattgtatcatccatgcttagatttattttcttgctttcttcttgtgtgtttgaaaaactttacaaaaaaatagttgtagtagtttactttctatgcatgcttagtagtagcactaaaaagaaaagcctaaaagatttccttgttcttctttttcttgttgggagctttccgtgtaaatagtttttctcgtttttgtttttcccttttatttgtttgttcaagaaaaccaaaaactccaaaaatatttcagtgtgtttctctgaatttcttttctttttattcgagttgtaccgaggagaagaccacgatgaaaatgttgagtggctctcatatgaataattgtcgAACTAATAAAGAgtacattttaccttgtcttctcctattgaataaaatgtttgcagattccagcttagtccacggcactcttgcactattattattttcatatcgttcggtcgtgcaagtgaaaggcaataatgacgatattcgatgaactggccgtggcagagagaaacgggtatgaactcgacttgttctgtttgtgtaaacatgtttaacctagtatccatgattcagcccattatgattaaacatgtttgcaatgacaattagacaTTATAGTTtatcatgccatgcataagtagctaggagtggataatgatttatcttggatatcaatattgcgttaaaatgattgtgatgtagtatgatgatatggtaacctcctctgaatgttcgagtggcttgacttggcacatgttcatgcatgtagttgaataaaaaccaacatagcctctatgatatttatgttcatggtgttcatatcctactcatgctagtatccaatgttacttGTGCATAATGCATGGTTGTTTCTCTCTAGCttgccgcttctcaatctaattgctagcatTCGCCTGTAccaagtgggaattctgcttgtacatcaaaaaccttgaacccaaagttattccagatgaatccaccatacctacctatatgcggtattaccctgccgtcctaagtaaatttgcatgttcCACCTCTAAAAACGtctaaataaatatcctttttgtgtgcctggatcgttcatggaatgacaggaggtggtcggtatcttccatgctaagggggttattctcaggttgagtgtttattcactcgccatggcacgagaaaagggcggtaatagggatgcccagtcccaaactgcaaactggaaaagagttaatctcttaaataatcaaacaaaaactcccaatggagccAAAACCTTTATTTTTATTGCTTGGGAACCTCCACTAGCGTGtttagcatggaaaatattgataactgatggtcgtgaagtaaatgagaagggtgcatgtctcaaaatatcatttatttctgttttaaaaacttgagctctcgcacctctgcaaatcactgcttccctctgcgaagggactatctatttatttttatgttgtgtcatcaccttctaaaataagcgccagaacctgagagcacagctgtcatgacttatgcattgtgtgtagctaatgttgggtgcatcatgactggatcttttctaccatgaattacaatatttagtcgctgcttgaactttggaggtgctctgcatttatgttttgcggtctcagaaagggctagcgagataccactattgtcatattatatcatggttgttttgacaatgtgttgctgtttgagatatcttattattgctcgctagctgattatgtcattgatatgagttaatataatttttgagagtcattgtcggcatggttagttataatgttgactgaaaacctgggtgctgtttaagcttatttatgcaaacaagagcaaaagagttcgtaaaagtttttatttttcacttttagtttatcaactgaattgcttgaggacaagcaaagatttaagcttgggggagttgatacatctccaacgtatctacttttcctaacgcttttcctcttgttttggactctaatttgcatgatttgaatgaaactaaccctggactgacgctgttttcagcagaactaccatggtgttgtttttgtgcagaaataaagttctcggaatggaacgaaacttcacgaggaatttttatataataaataagaatttctggagccaagacctgccggagaggggcacctgcatgggcacaacccaccagggcgcgccccgtctcctggcgcgcccaggtgggttgtccccacctggtggccccgcagaccctgaaaccgacgctataaatcctatttttccagaaaaaagtcagggagaaagaattatcgcgatccacgagacggagccgccgtcacctcctgttcttcatcgggaggccagatctggagtctgtttagggctccggagagggggatcttcgttcttcgtcatcaccaacccttctccatcgcgaattccatgatgctccccaccgggagtgagtaattccttcgtaggctcgctggtcggtgaggagttggatgagattcatcatgtaatcgagttagttttgttagggcttgatccctagtatccactatgttcttagattgatgttgctatgactttgccatgcttaatgcttgtcactttgggcccgggtgccatgaactcagatctgaactgtttatgttatcatcattatatccatgttttagatccgatcttgcaagttatattcacctactacgtgttatgatccggtacccccggagtgacagaaaccgggacttcttccagtgatgaccgtagtttgaggagttcatgtattcactatgtgttaatgctttgttctggttctctattaaaaggaggccttaatatcccttagtttcaatatggaccccgctgccacgggagggtaggacaaaagatgtcatgcaagttctttccataggcacgtatgactatttacgaaatacatgcctacattatatcgatgaactggagccactagtacaaaacagggctttcatcacagggcagtattcacattagtcccggttcagtcacaaACCGGGattaatgtgagcattggtcccggttcgtgcggctaaggcattagtcccgcttcacctgggccctttagtcccggttggtgccacgaaccgggactaaagggtgcgatgcccattagtaccggttggtggcaccaaccgggactaaaggttggacctttagtcccggttagtgccaccaaccggtactaatgggctttgaggcattagtaccggttcatggcacgaaccggtactaaaggtcccattttcaaactctaccccccccttggactgccttttcagttttagaaaaaacaaaagaaaatgatggaaatgtcaaaaaaataaaataaaataagtttcccatgtgatatgtggtctagttgttgggaaaattaacaaatatgaatttcgactttatttgcaaaatctctctggaatttgtaaaatgggcataacttttgcatacgaactcggatgaaaaagttttttatatgaaaaatcatctactcggaaagttacatccgattttaaccgggggaaccctgttaaacattttcaaaatcctcaaaaacctaacagaaaaaaagttacggggcttttaagatctggagaggcaaaaaaattcaaaaaatttcaaactgtggtcaaacaatggtcaaactaattattctagaatactggtgttactaaataattatttcagttttttgaattttggtcaaatctggtcaaactgtggtcaaacagtggtcaaactaattattccagaaatattagtgttactaaataattattgttttttaaaacaatagtttcaaactcaaacagtgaaatgtgtcacttcatgctcaagctaaattcctgagggttaataggattgacatcttactattgtcaggaagacaacaagtgcagacttggaaacgagggagaatagaacccggaagttaagcgtgctcaggctggagtagtgagaggatgggtgaccgttcgggaagttagatgatttggaatgatgaggggtgattagagattagaggataaattgagcagtgatgaggggtggtgattagagattagaggttaaaataattcagaaatttgaaaatcaaaaaaaaattcaaaaaaaaattcgcaaaaaatttttcaaaaaaaaaaatcataaaatttcctaaaggtggagctccacgtggccgcggcctttagtcccggttcgtgtaagaaccaggactaaaggggagaggcattagtaacgaccctttagtcccggttcgaaaactgggactaaaggcccttaccaaccgggacaaaagcccccttttctactagtgagctAATGCTGTATCgtcctaggttataactgtctcatgatgaatatcatccaacaagtcaccgatccaatgcctacgaatttatcttatattgtttctgctaagttactactgctatcatcactgttacacttgctacaaaattactgttatcactgttaccgttactattgctgttgtcactattatcaaaactatcaaactactttgctactgatcacgttgctacggataattaatctccaggtgtggttgaattgacaactcagctgctaataccttcaaatattctttggctccccttgtgttgaatctataaatttgggttgaatactctaccctcgaaaactgttgcgatcccctatacttgtgggttatcaatgctGGTTCTAGCTCTAGATTTGCCGGTGGCAGCAAAAATCAGATGTTGGTTCCAGCATCCCTGTGTCGTGGGTGTGCCTCACCGTCGCAGTTATACAGCTCGTCGGCCGGAGCTGGGAAAATTGCTGGAGCTAGAGATGGTGCGCTGGGAGAGTAGCCAGAGTTGTGTATAAGAGGTGGTCATGCGCGTGCGAAAATCGCCGGCCATGGGGTGGACGACGACCTCACCGGCGAGCTTGCTGCAGTGGGGGGACTCGGTGGCCTCGCCGGCGTGATGTGGTTTGCAGCGTTGGAAACGGGGGAGCTGCAGGCGGAGACGGCAGCCTCGCCGACGTGATGTGGGTTGCAACAGTGAAAACGGGGGAGATGCATCCGACGCTGGCGAAAAAATGAGTGGACAGGAAAAAGGATAAGACCGGGCTGGGCTCATCTCACGTAGGACCCACCAAGCAGGAGCGCGTGGGAGCGGGCGACCGGCCGAAGCGCACCATCTCCAAACGTTTGCCAAATAACAATAACAACCAGCAATCAAAGACTAGGATTCATTACAACTCTTACCTCTCTCTAGAGGTAAGAATGACCGGTAAACAATAGTTCTTTTTAGTAACTAAATTAGCAATTCTGTAATTAAATTGCCTTCCTGGGAAAAAGTACTCCCTCCTATAATGTAGTGAGGATTACTTGTCGTGGAAGCCGATCTTTACAAATGTTGACCAAGTTTATTGAGAAAGATATCATATCGACAATATCAAATAAGTATATGTTATATGAAAATATATTTTATGATGAATTCAATGGTATAATTTTGTATTCTATATGTTGCTGATTTTTTCTATAACCTTGGTTTATGTTTACAAGGTGTCTTCTTTTACGGAAAGGCCAAATGCCATATATTAGATAAAACCAGCCCTATAAGAACTTCCTTAAAAAGAATAATAAATTATTAGCAAGTCCTTGGAGAAATGAACACTTCCTTTCTTCTGCATCTACCGCCGGCGCTTTGTGAGCAAAACTCGTTATTGCCTCTGGGCCGCTGTCTCAGCGGAGCAATCTTGTTGGAACCCAGTATAGTTTGAAAAGGCAATGTACTGTGTCGCAGCGAGCCGTGCAAAAACTTCGCATTTGTCTCAACAAGAACCTGTTATCCAGCATATGTTAGCCGCCATCTTTGCATTTGAGAGGTAAAGATGGAGTTACCTAACAGGCATACACATCCAGCGTGAAGGAATTCTCATGCTAAAAATGATATCCAATGAGACCTGGTGCACACTTTGAACATTCAGAAGCAGCACACCACCATGCACCTGCCTTGTGTATCTCCACATGCTTTCTACATGGCAGCTTGCTTGCCCCATCAGTCACTAATTCCCCTGTCCCCTTTCGGTCATGTGTGTATGTCTGCATAATATGTGCCCAGTTTGTTACATGCAACCTCTGCGTTTTCCACAAGAAGAGAGCCTTGTGGCTCCAAATGGTAACAGCTGAGCCACTAATCTACACTTAAATAATTAGTTGGGATCGACTCAGATCACTGCCCTGTCATCTTTTCCATTTCCATGAGTGGATGCTCAGATCACCCCACACCAAGTGTCCTCCGCTCTGCTCTGCTCGCACGACTCATCCAGCATTTTCCATCCGCTTTCTTCTAGCCCCATTGCCGCATGCATCACTGATTAGGTGATGGTGCACTAGCTAGCTGCGTACCTGGGGTCGATTATCCGTGTCACTCCGGGGCGCACACAGACACAGGAGCAAGGGCATATGCTCTTACTAGGTTGTTGCGCTGGCGCCTTTGGCAATGTATATATAGGGCTGCACAGGTCTCTGCTGCTAATACCTTCACAGAGCTAGCCGCAGAAAAACACTTACAAAATCAGGATGGGTGGTGCCGGCGGCGCCAAGGCTTACGGCGCGGTGGTTCTCATCAGGGTCATGTACTCCGGCATGCACATCATGAGCAAGATTGCGCTGGATCAGGGCATGAACCCCTTCGTCTTCGTCTTCTACCGGCATACCACCGCCGCCCTGGTGCTCATCCCTATCGCTTTTGCTCTGGAGAGGTGAGATTCTTGTTTGACACCGCCTTGATCGATGTCTGTCTGCTTGTCCGGCTCGCTGTTTTATAACCTCTATATACTTAGTGTACCATGATTCTCTTGTTGGCGCAGGCAAAAGACTAAACCTGTGACGTTGAAGATTGCAGGGAAGATGTTCGTGCACGCCTTGTATGGGTATGTTAAGTTGTTCTAGCGTGAGTGGCACATAGTTCATGCAGGAGTTGTTGTTTTGTTTCAGAAAGAAAGCTAATGCATGCAGGCTCTGTGGCCTAGTTGCCCAATAGTCCTGTGTGGAGAATAATAATCAAGCTTTGTGTACCTTTCAATATAAATACGGGCACACACACTTCACAATCAAGTGTCCGATCGTGTGCTTTGAGATCTTCCAGTGTGCATGTATTGCACTGGATATCCAGAATTTGTGCATCTTGAAACTTACAACTTTCGGATTATAAATAACTTACTTATCTTATACCTGGTCTAATTCCTGACCCTTTTCTTGTTCCCAGGGTAACAGCATGTGGCGTCTTATTTAACCTTGGGCTCAACTATGCGTCCGCGACATCATCGTCGGCGTTGTACAATGTTCAACCCGTGGTTACCTTCATTCTGGCGGTCATAATTGGGTAATTCAAGTGTTATTTCTTTTCTGACCTCTTGCTCGATAGTTGTCCTGTAACTAAGCATTCCTGGTTTTCCATCTAAATCAACTAGTACATGCATTTTTTGTTGTCTTACCAAATCAAAAACTGAATGATTTACACGTAACATGCACTTAATCGGAAGTCTGCTGGACGGAAAAGCTACAATGTCGGTCGGTTCATTTCCCTCCCCTAAGAACAAATTCCATGTGATGTGACAGGATGGAGTCTATGAAGCTGAAGAAGCTCCATGGCAACCTAAAAGTGGCAGGCATTCTCTGCTGCGTCGCCGGCGTCACGGTGCTGGCCTTCTACGAGGGGCCAATGTTCAGATCTTTCAACCATCACCGGCTCTTCCAGcacggcagcagcagcagctcctccGGAGCAGGCACCTACTCCAAGAACCAGTGGGTATTTGGGATTTTCCTCATGACACTCTCCAACATTTTAGCAGGCTTGTGGACCGTGCTTCAGGTGAATATGCATACACTCAAAATTCAGGTTTCATTTTTCAGAGCTTCAGACCCTGACGTGTAGGGAATAACTGCAACTTGTTGACGGCTTTTGCGCAGGGGCCACTGATAGAGGACACTTCCAAGCTTATGAATACCACGCTACAGATCTCGTGCGCGTCGGTTCAGGCCTTCGTGGTGGCTGTCGCCGCAGAGAGGGATTTCTCCAAGTGGAAGATCGGCTGGAATATTAGCCTCGCCGCTATCATCTACAGCGTACGTAACTGAGCCTCAGAAACAATGGTCATTTGCATATTAGTTACTGAAAGTTGATTTGCTTCTCCATGGGATAAAAACATGCAGGGCGTGATCGTCACCGCGCTTTCGTACTACATGCAAATGTGGACGATCGCCAAGAGGGGGCCGGTGTTCCTCGCCATGTCCATGCCACTCACTCTGATCTTCACAATCATCATATCTTCGTTCGTTTTAGGAGAGGCAGTTAGCCTAGGAAGGTACGCGCGCCCAGAATTGCTCATGAAACTTCATAAATGTGCAACTAAACTCTACTCTATTACTATATGTAAGCTGAATTTTGTGTTATTATATTTCCTGAGCAGTATAATTGCTGGGATACTGCTGATTGGAGGCCTGTACAACGTCCTGTGGGGGAAAAGCATGGAGAGAAAAGACGACGACACGAACAAGATGGGTGGCGGTAAACCTGCCGTGGAGCTGCAAGACAAGGAGCAGGCCCGAGTGCCGGATGATGCGGCGGCAAAGGTCTGAGCCAAGCAACCAGTGATAGGCGATGGGACAGAAAAGATTGTGTCAGGGCATACTACTGGTTCCGGACTGTGTTGGAAAGCAATGCATGCACCGTGAACTGGCGGCAGGCAATGCAATCGACTCAGGACGATAAGATGGGCAGTGCGCCATTGCTGTACCCACTTTCTGCCTGATGGTTTCCTTTCAAGTAGCTAGTACCAGACGTCTCCCGTCGATGTTGTATATGTACCGAATCTTAATAAAAGAAGTTTCAGATGCTTTTAGTGAGCTCCTATGTCTATGTGGGTAGCTTCAGCACGCACTATTTTACGGGCATCAGATCAGGTGCCCTTGCTTTTGGGGTCACTGCTGTGTGTTCGCCACCATGTCCATGATGGCCAAAGTCCTGACGGCGAAATATATTACGTACGTAGTACAGTGGCCACTGATGACTGGTTAGGATTGACAATATCCTGCGTAAACAAACAAGTAGCAAGTCAGCTCCAGATCAGTGCAAGCAAGTGGAGCACATAGGATAGGAGTAGTAATATATTTGCAAAAGGAAAGAATTAAGAAGCTCTCCCATGCCAGTACGGATGTACGGCGACCACATTGTCGTGGTTTCACGAATCACGATGAGCCCTGCCGTGGAACAACTCGCCCACTGTTGATTGATTGATTAATCGGATCCTGAGTTGGAATTAGGAACTGCTGCATCTCAGTGGAATGTTTCCCAtgtcgtgtagaaactggactcGTGCATGTCATGTCACTCGGTTACACGTCGGATCAAAAAGGCCAAGGGCGATCCAGAAGGTCGGCAGCGTTGCGTGAGCCGGCGGGGCGATGCACTCGCGCGGGGCACGCGAAACTGCCGCTCAAGATCGCGTGTGGCTTGCACTGTTGCAAGGTCGGGCAACGCCGATCGAGTGCCACTGTCTGTCTACCAGCAGCTACCCCGTGTGCGGGTGGCGTGCCCGCGACCGCGCGCGCACGTCCATGCCTGTTCCCTTGTCTAGGCCTTGTCCTCCCCTTGTCTTTCCCTAGCCCCACCATCTCCATGCCACTCTTTTCTCTCCCAAAACCGCCGCGCTCCCACCCCCGCCGACATGGCTGACGCACCCGCCGCTGTCCCGGCTGAAGCCGCACCCGTCTTCATCtccatcatcatcttcatcaccatcccATCTCCATTCCGTTTTAATACCGATCTCTAGTGGATCCCTAAGTATATTACTCTGATTTGTCGCCTATGTTTGTTACCACTATTCGTATGATGCTTGCTGTCCTCACGTGTGAATAATTCTCTAGTTATCAGAGATATGAATGAATCTTGGTATGTATAGGTGTTGACCGCTAATAATGATATGACATTCTTCGTTGACTGTTTAATTTAATAGCCTCTGTGAATTTCGTGAAGAGGGCTCACTTAGCGTTTCCGTCTTGTATGGCCATGGAGCATATTACTATTGTTATAAAGGTTAAGATGTTAAGGTAATTCAAGGTGACGGTAAAATCCTCTCTTCCTCGCCTTTGCAATTGGAGGAGAATAACAGAAGCCACGTCCACTGGAAACCTCTTAATTGTCGTAGTGAGAACCGAAGTGGGGAAACTACAATGATGGCATCTGTTATACAGAGTCTACTTAGAGTAGAATGTATACTATACCCGGATATGATCAATTACAAACATCAAGAATGACTCAATTATCCAATTTAAAACTATGCAATCACATATATTACATTAGTCACATGCCAATGGGAATTCCGGACTCTGGGAACACTTTAATCCTCTTGATGGTTTCATTGCTTATTTACCTCGCTTGCTCTTTTACTTACTTTAAGTTATTTACTTTTGTTCGCACTCTACTCAAAATTATTACAACCTTCCACCTTCACTTTGCTTTACGTCTACAACTAACTTGCAGGCACATTCCCATAAGTCTCTTTAAGGGACAAAATTCAATTCTTGCACTCCTTGTGGGATCGATACTTTTATATTTCGAAAAGGCTACAACTAAACCATGTGCACTTGCAGGCCATCACCTACACACACAACAGAATAAGGTAAAAATAATAAAATCTAATGAAATAAAGGATTATGGAATGATCATATTAAAAGGTACCAAAACTAGTAGATATGC contains:
- the LOC109767493 gene encoding WAT1-related protein At5g64700; the encoded protein is MGGAGGAKAYGAVVLIRVMYSGMHIMSKIALDQGMNPFVFVFYRHTTAALVLIPIAFALERQKTKPVTLKIAGKMFVHALYGVTACGVLFNLGLNYASATSSSALYNVQPVVTFILAVIIGMESMKLKKLHGNLKVAGILCCVAGVTVLAFYEGPMFRSFNHHRLFQHGSSSSSSGAGTYSKNQWVFGIFLMTLSNILAGLWTVLQGPLIEDTSKLMNTTLQISCASVQAFVVAVAAERDFSKWKIGWNISLAAIIYSGVIVTALSYYMQMWTIAKRGPVFLAMSMPLTLIFTIIISSFVLGEAVSLGSIIAGILLIGGLYNVLWGKSMERKDDDTNKMGGGKPAVELQDKEQARVPDDAAAKV